The following coding sequences are from one Salvia hispanica cultivar TCC Black 2014 chromosome 3, UniMelb_Shisp_WGS_1.0, whole genome shotgun sequence window:
- the LOC125215888 gene encoding uncharacterized protein LOC125215888, translating to MILEAIVDHRLWIWHAHFGVAGSNNDINVLNSSSLFTEQCNGSSPVINLTANGQQHHMGHHITNVMYAYIILHNMIIHDEGRATSEWSDDEAGPSAGHAAPPVVRGLPYGVSERLQAQESMRNQQAHLDLLNDMIEEVWTRSGR from the exons atgatccttgaagcaATCGTTGACCACCGtctttggatttggcatgctcACTTTGGCGTGGCGGGGTCCAACAACGACATCAATGTGCTGAACTCGTCCAGTCTCTTCACCGAGCAATGCAATGGGAGCAGTCCGGTTATCAACTTAACTGCCAACGGACAACAGcatcatatggg GCATCATATCACCAATGTCATGTATGCATACAtcatcttgcacaacatgattattcaCGATGAAGGTCGTGCAACTAGTGAGTGGTccgacgatgaagccggtccgaGCGCAGGTCATGCAGCCCCGCCGGTCGTTCGAGGTTTACCCTATGGAGTCAGCGAGAGATTACAAGCTCAGGAGAGCATGCGCAACCAACAAGCTCATCTTGATCTCTTGaacgacatgattgaagaagtttggacaCGTAGTGGTCGTTGA
- the LOC125215898 gene encoding uncharacterized protein LOC125215898 — MFAFGNQIFAGIRAIQEQEQAEQQAQEQVPRPIRRQTSVRREHVLAHQRLFEDYFAEHPRWGAPVFRRRFRMQRELFLQIVHALEARDEYFQQREDAAHRNGPSPLTKCTVALRQLAYGTTADMFDEYLHVGNTTGRECLVKFCAGVIDAFGVTYLHKPNAQDCQNLLRMHETVHGS; from the coding sequence ATGTTTGCTTTCGGGAACCAGATTTTCGCCGGTATTCGTGCAATACAAGAGCAAGAGCAAGCCGAACAGCAGGCCCAAGAGCAGGTCCCGAGGCCCATCCGCCGACAGACATCCGTCCGCCGAGAGCATGTCCTTGCTCATCAACGTCTGTTCGAGGACTACTTCGCCGAACATCCCCGGTGGGGCGCGCCGGTTTTTCGCCGACGGTTTAGGATGCAACGAGAGCTGTTTCTCCAGATTGTTCACGCGTTGGAGGCGCGCGACGAGTACTTCCAGCAGCGGGAAGATGCGGCCCACAGAAACGGTCCATCCCCACTGACGAAGTGCACGGTTGCGCTTCGTCAGTTGGCATACGGCACTACAGcggacatgttcgacgagtatcTTCACGTCGGGAATACAACTGGCCGGGAGTGTCTGGTAAAATTTTGTGCGGGCGTTATTGACGCCTTCGGCGTTACATATTTGCACAAGCCGAATGCCCAAGACTGCCAAAACCTGCTGCGGATGCACGAAACGGTGCACGGCTCCTAG
- the LOC125213122 gene encoding 2-oxoglutarate dehydrogenase, mitochondrial-like, whose product MAWLRVGSSVAKHAIQRTLVHSCSYATQTRTLSAGNRYLHSTVFRSKAQSAPVPRPVPLSRLTDSFLDGTSSVYLEELQRAWEQDPNSVDESWDNFFRNFVGQAATSPGISGQTIQESMRLLLLVRAYQVYGHTRAKLDPLGLEERDVTDDLDPALYGFSEADLDREFFIGVWHMSGFLSENRPVQTLRAILKRLEQAYCGNIGYEYMHIADREKCNWLRDKIETPTPTQYSRQRREVILDRLIWSTQFENFLAAKWTAAKRFGLEGCETLIPGMKEMFDRSADLGVESIVIGMSHRGRLNVLGNVVRKPLRQIFSEFSGGTKPVDEVGLYTGTGDVKYHLGTSYDRPTRGGKRIHLSLVANPSHLEAVDPVVVGKTRAKQYYSNDVDRTKNMGILIHGDGSFAGQGVVYETLHLSALPNYTTGGTIHIVVNNQVAFTTDPRSGRSSQYCTDVAKALSAPIFHVNGDDVEAVVHVCELAAEWRQKFHTDVVVDIVCYRRFGHNEIDEPSFTQPKMYKVIRNHPSALQIYQNKLLELGQATKEDIDKINTKVLSILNEEFMASKDYVPLKRDWLSAYWGGFKSPEQLSRIRNTGVKPEILKNVGKAVTTLPETFKPHRAVKRIFEDRAKMIETGEGIDWAMGEALAFATLLVEGNHVRLSGQDVERGTFSHRHSVLHDQETGEKYCPLDHVMINQNEETFTVSNSSLSEFGVLGFELGYSMENPNSLVLWEAQFGDFANGAQVIFDQFISSGEAKWLRQTGLVVLLPHGYDGQGPEHSSARLERLLQMSDEHPYVIPEMDPTLRKQIQECNWQVVNVTTPANYFHVLRRQIHREFRKPLIVMSPKNLLRHKECKSNLSEFDDVKGHPGFDKQGTRFKRLIKDQNNHSDLEEGIRRLVLCSGKIYYELDEERKKVNGKDVAICRVEQLCPFPFDLIQRELKRYPNAEIVWCQEEPMNMGAYSHILPRLGTAMKALGRGTVDDVKYAGRGPSAATATGFYQVHVKEQTELVQKALQPHPIT is encoded by the exons ATGGCCTGGCTTAGAGTGGGGTCCAGTGTTGCAAAGCATGCCATTCAGAGAACTTTAGTGCATAGTTGTTCGTATGCAACGCAGACGAGGACCCTGTCTGCTGGAAACAGATATTTGCATTCGACTGTGTTTAGGTCAAAGGCGCAATCTGCACCTGTTCCTCGTCCAGTTCCACTCTCCAGGCTGACTGACAGCTTCTTGGATGGGACGAGCAGCGTGTATCTGGAAGAGCTCCAGAGGGCTTGGGAGCAGGATCCTAATAGTGTTGATGAATCGTGGGACAATTTCTTCAGAAATTTTGTTGGGCAAGCTGCCACCTCACCTGGGATTTCAGGGCAAACCATACAAGAGAGTATGCGACTGTTATTGCTCGTGAGAGCATACCAGGTTTATGGTCACACGAGAGCCAAGTTGGATCCGTTAGGTTTGGAAGAGAGGGATGTCACCGATGACCTCGATCCAGCCCTTTACGGTTTTTCAGAAGCTGATCTTGATAGAGAGTTCTTCATTGGTGTATGGCATATGTCTGGATTCTTGTCTGAGAACCGCCCAGTGCAAACCCTGAGGGCGATATTGAAAAGACTTGAACAGGCTTATTGTGGAAACATAGGCTATGAGTACATGCACATTGCTGATAGAGAAAAATGTAACTGGCTGAGAGACAAGATTGAGACTCCAACACCAACTCAGTATAGTCGCCAGCGGCGTGAGGTGATCCTTGACCGGCTTATTTGGAGTACTCAATTTGAGAACTTCTTAGCTGCCAAGTGGACTGCAGCCAAGAGGTTCGGGCTTGAAGGTTGTGAGACGTTGATTCCTGGCATGAAGGAAATGTTTGATAGGTCCGCAGATCTTGGAGTGGAGAGCATCGTCATTGGAATGTCGCACAGAGGGAGATTGAATGTTCTGGGCAATGTTGTGCGGAAACCTCTTCGTCAGATCTTCAGTGAATTTAGTGGTGGTACTAAACCCGTGGATGAAGTTGGTCTTTACACTGGGACTGGTGATGTTAAATATCATTTGGGAACCTCTTATGACCGGCCAACAAGGGGAGGCAAGAGAATTCACTTGTCACTGGTTGCAAATCCTAGTCACTTGGAAGCTGTGGATCCTGTAGTGGTTGGAAAAACTAGAGCCAAACAGTATTACTCTAATGATGTTGACAGAACAAAAAACATGGGCATTCTGATACATGGTGATGGTAGTTTTGCTGGACAAGGTGTTGTCTATGAAACTTTGCATCTTAGTGCTCTTCCAAACTACACTACTGGCGGTACAATTCATATTGTTGTGAACAATCAAGTGGCATTCACTACTGACCCAAGATCAGGGAGATCTTCTCAGTATTGTACAGATGTTGCGAAAGCTCTGAGTGCTCCAATTTTCCATGTCAACGGTGATGATGTGGAAGCAGTAGTCCATGTCTGTGAACTTGCAGCAGAGTGGCGTCAAAAATTCCATACagatgttgttgttgacatcgtgtgCTATCGTCGATTTGGCCACAATGAAATTGATGAACCATCATTCACTCAACCGAAGATGTATAAG GTCATCCGGAACCATCCTTCCGCACTTCAGATTTACCAAAACAAACTTCTAGAATTGGGTCAAGCTACAAAAGAGGATATCGATAAAATAAACACCAAAGTCCTTTCCATTCTAAACGAAGAATTTATGGCCAGCAAAGACTATGTGCCTCTGAAAAGGGACTGGCTTTCAGCGTACTGGGGTGGTTTCAAGTCTCCTGAACAGCTCTCTCGCATTCGTAATACTGG AGTAAAACCtgagattttgaaaaatgttgGCAAAGCCGTTACAACTCTCCCAGAAACTTTTAAACCCCACCGAGCAGTGAAGAGGATCTTTGAAGACCGTGCAAAGATGATTGAAACAGGTGAGGGCATTGACTGGGCAATGGGAGAAGCACTTGCTTTTGCAACCTTGTTGGTTGAGGGAAATCATGTCAGGTTGAGTGGGCAGGATGTGGAGCGAGGTACTTTCAGCCACAGGCATTCTGTTTTACACGATCAAGAAACAGGGGAAAAATACTGCCCCTTAGATCATGTTATGATAAACCAAAATGAAGAGACGTTCACTGTTAGCAACAG CTCTCTTTCGGAGTTTGGAGTTTTAGGTTTCGAACTAGGTTATTCCATGGAAAATCCCAATTCACTGGTACTCTGGGAAGCCCAGTTTGGTGACTTTGCCAATGGGGCTCAGGTGATATTTGACCAATTTATTAGCAGTGGAGAGGCAAAATGGTTGCGTCAAACTGGATTAGTTGTACTGCTACCTCATGGATATGATGGTCAAGGTCCTGAACACTCAAGTGCTCGTTTGGAGCGTTTACTTCAG ATGAGTGATGAACATCCCTATGTTATCCCCGAGATGGACCCTACACTTAGGAAACAGATTCAGGAATGCAATTGGCAGGTGGTTAATGTTACTACTCCTGCAAATTATTTCCACGTGTTGCGTCGCCAA ATTCATAGGGAATTCCGTAAACCTCTCATTGTGATGTCCCCTAAGAATTTACTTCGTCACAAGGAGTGCAAATCAAATTTATCCGAGTTCGATGATGTTAAAGGACACCCAGGTTTTGACAAGCAAGGAACAAGATTTAAACGTCTCATAAAGGACCAAAATAATCACTCAGATCTTGAAGAGGGTATTAGACGTTTGGTTCTTTGCTCTGGAAAG ATTTACTATGAGCTTGAcgaagagaggaaaaaagtgAATGGAAAAGATGTCGCAATTTGTAGGGTCGAGCAGCTTTGCCCCTTCCCGTTTGATCTCATCCAGCGTGAACTGAAACGATACCCAA ATGCGGAGATAGTGTGGTGCCAGGAAGAGCCCATGAACATGGGAGCATACAGCCACATCTTGCCACGTCTTGGAACTGCGATGAAAGCTCTTGGTAGAGGTACTGTGGATGACGTTAAGTACGCTGGCCGAGGTCCGTCTGCGGCGACTGCTACCGGATTTTACCAAGTTCATGTTAAGGAGCAGACTGAACTTGTCCAGAAAGCCTTGCAGCCTCATCCAATTACTTAG